Proteins found in one Pontibacter sp. SGAir0037 genomic segment:
- a CDS encoding cytochrome ubiquinol oxidase subunit I, whose protein sequence is MDDFLAARSQMALSLGFHIIYACIGMVMPFFMAVAHFRWLRTNEAAYQNLTKAWSKGVAIFFATGAVSGTMLSFELGLLWPQFMEQAGPVFGMPFSLEGTAFFIEAIALGFFLYGWNRFNKWFHWFTGVVVGISGLASGILVVSANAWMNSPAGFDVENGAFVNVDPIAAMFNAAWFTQALHMTIAAFAATGFAVAGVHAFMIMRKQNVAFHARALKIAASFGAVAALLQPLSGDLSAKDVAQRQPAKLAAMEAHFHSQEAAPLIIGGIPNEETKEVDYAIEIPGMLSFLVHGNFTGLVEGLDKIDPAHLPPVTVTHFAFQIMVGIGMFLVLVSLLYFGTLWRKKIWLNNRLLLWLFVLATPLGFVAVEAGWVVTEVGRQPWIIYGVMLTSDAVTPMPGIAYSFYLFTAIYVSLSLIVIFLLYRQIKMVPHLYDTSKKEIHS, encoded by the coding sequence ATGGACGATTTTCTCGCAGCCCGATCCCAGATGGCACTGTCCTTAGGCTTTCACATTATATATGCTTGCATTGGCATGGTGATGCCTTTTTTTATGGCAGTGGCTCATTTCCGCTGGCTCAGAACCAACGAAGCAGCTTACCAGAACCTTACCAAAGCCTGGAGCAAAGGAGTGGCTATCTTTTTTGCTACAGGCGCCGTTTCAGGCACTATGCTATCGTTTGAGCTGGGCCTGCTGTGGCCCCAGTTTATGGAACAGGCCGGTCCGGTTTTCGGCATGCCCTTTTCCCTGGAAGGAACTGCCTTTTTTATCGAAGCCATTGCACTGGGCTTCTTTCTGTACGGCTGGAACCGCTTTAACAAATGGTTTCACTGGTTTACGGGTGTAGTGGTGGGCATAAGCGGCCTTGCTTCGGGTATACTGGTGGTATCGGCCAATGCCTGGATGAACAGCCCCGCCGGATTTGATGTGGAAAACGGAGCATTTGTAAATGTAGACCCAATCGCTGCCATGTTTAATGCAGCCTGGTTTACACAAGCCCTGCACATGACCATTGCTGCCTTCGCAGCCACAGGTTTTGCCGTAGCCGGTGTTCATGCTTTTATGATCATGCGAAAGCAGAATGTAGCTTTTCATGCACGGGCACTTAAAATAGCGGCTTCCTTTGGAGCTGTAGCCGCCCTGCTGCAGCCGCTGAGCGGCGATTTGTCTGCCAAGGATGTGGCGCAACGGCAGCCTGCCAAGTTAGCGGCCATGGAAGCGCACTTTCATTCGCAGGAAGCCGCACCGCTTATTATAGGAGGTATTCCGAACGAAGAAACCAAAGAAGTAGACTATGCCATTGAGATTCCGGGCATGCTCAGTTTTTTAGTGCACGGCAACTTTACCGGACTAGTGGAAGGCCTGGATAAAATCGATCCGGCTCATTTACCTCCTGTTACAGTTACCCATTTTGCTTTCCAGATTATGGTGGGCATAGGCATGTTCCTGGTACTGGTATCTCTACTATATTTCGGCACACTCTGGCGCAAAAAGATATGGCTCAACAACAGGCTCCTGCTGTGGCTTTTTGTACTGGCTACTCCCCTGGGTTTTGTGGCCGTGGAAGCAGGTTGGGTTGTAACAGAAGTAGGCAGGCAGCCCTGGATCATTTATGGCGTAATGCTTACTTCCGATGCAGTTACTCCCATGCCTGGTATAGCCTATTCCTTTTACCTGTTCACCGCTATCTATGTATCGCTGAGTCTGATTGTTATTTTCCTGCTATACCGCCAGATTAAAATGGTACCGCACTTGTACGACACTTCGAAAAAGGAGATTCACTCTTAA